One genomic region from Mangifera indica cultivar Alphonso chromosome 17, CATAS_Mindica_2.1, whole genome shotgun sequence encodes:
- the LOC123201086 gene encoding transcription factor MYB1-like: protein MGRTPCCSKEGLNRGAWTANEDQILSDYIKAHGGGKWGRIPKETGLKRCGKSCRLRWLNYLRPDIKRGNISQEEEDLIIRLHKLLGNRWSLIAGRLPGRTDNEIKNYWNTTLGKKVRGEKQNQPADERKNIKLKSSHEAPPMNSLQSSSPIRAKALSCSETLVTHQLHQGKKIETNKVKAEANIDNSERQMKSNDGGLSQENNLLQNSPLEFNFEELMSSDMSDSDFWRLYNNCTEESGNGSGGGGGANKKLHLDESLSFAEELLKDWIRDDGFS, encoded by the exons ATGGGAAGAACACCTTGTTGCTCAAAAGAGGGGCTAAACAGGGGAGCTTGGACGGCTAATGAGGACCAAATTCTCAGCGATTACATCAAAGCTCATGGTGGAGGGAAATGGGGAAGGATTCCAAAGGAAACCG GTCTGAAGAGATGCGGAAAAAGTTGCAGACTTAGATGGTTGAATTATCTCAGACCAGACATCAAAAGGGGTAACATTtctcaagaagaagaagatctgATTATTAGGCTCCACAAACTGTTAGGCAACAG GTGGTCTTTGATAGCTGGGAGGCTTCCTGGGAGAACAGacaatgaaataaagaattacTGGAATACAACTTTGGGGAAGAAGGTGAGAGGCGAAAAGCAAAATCAACCTGCAGATGAGAGAAAGAATATTAAGCTCAAATCATCTCATGAAGCTCCACCAATGAATTCCCTTCAGTCCAGCTCTCCAATACGGGCAAAAGCATTGAGTTGCAGTGAGACTTTAGTAACTCATCAGTTACATCAAGGCAAAAAAATCGAAACTAATAAAGTGAAAGCAGAAGCCAACATCGATAATTCAGAACGGCAAATGAAGTCCAATGATGGAGGCCTGTCTCAGGAAAATAATCTTCTGCAAAACTCTCCATTGGAGTTTAACTTTGAGGAGCTTATGTCATCTGATATGTCGGACTCAGACTTTTGGAGGCTGTATAATAATTGCACAGAAGAAAGTGGCAATGGCAGTGGGGGTGGTGGAGGTGCTAATAAAAAGCTTC